In Candidatus Binatia bacterium, a single window of DNA contains:
- a CDS encoding metallophosphoesterase: MIERRRQLAPPRRMTGKERRWLDPNKGLFKVLERQTDRLVSRFVFPHLLGLWHPYTWLLPRRFCLAETSLTPVGWPRDLAPLKVLLLSDIHTGVFLKAEILAEIVDSLMALKPDLAAVAGDVVTARASDLDGFLPALAPLARAPLGAWYCHGNHDYFGRDTEKIRARLGSIGITTLTNQAVALAHGGGKFVLGGIDDRILGKPDWDRLLSQHGPPHLLLAHNPDSFYDAEARGVPLTLSGHTHGGQIRFWNGPPLVRQSQFCLDEGAYAYNSSLLVVSRGLGSVGLPWRYGADPEAVMIQITGR; the protein is encoded by the coding sequence TTGATTGAGAGAAGACGGCAACTGGCACCGCCGCGGCGCATGACGGGAAAGGAGCGCCGCTGGCTCGACCCGAACAAAGGTCTCTTCAAAGTGCTTGAACGCCAGACGGACCGACTGGTGTCGCGCTTTGTTTTTCCCCACCTGCTCGGCCTCTGGCATCCCTACACCTGGCTTCTACCGCGCCGTTTTTGTCTGGCTGAAACTTCGCTCACACCCGTTGGGTGGCCGAGAGATCTCGCGCCGCTTAAGGTTCTATTGCTGTCCGACATTCATACCGGCGTTTTTCTCAAGGCGGAAATCCTGGCGGAGATCGTCGATTCCTTGATGGCGCTAAAGCCCGACCTCGCGGCGGTCGCGGGCGACGTTGTTACGGCGCGGGCGAGCGACCTCGATGGGTTTCTCCCCGCGCTCGCGCCGCTCGCGCGCGCGCCGCTCGGCGCCTGGTACTGCCACGGCAATCATGATTACTTCGGCCGCGATACGGAGAAGATTCGCGCGCGTCTAGGCTCGATCGGCATCACGACCCTCACGAACCAGGCGGTGGCGTTGGCGCACGGCGGCGGCAAGTTCGTTCTCGGCGGCATCGACGACCGCATCCTGGGAAAGCCCGATTGGGATCGGTTGTTGTCGCAGCACGGCCCGCCCCATCTTCTTCTGGCGCATAATCCGGATTCTTTTTACGACGCCGAGGCGCGCGGTGTTCCGCTGACGCTCTCGGGCCACACCCACGGCGGCCAGATCCGTTTCTGGAACGGCCCGCCGCTCGTGCGCCAGAGCCAGTTCTGTCTCGACGAGGGCGCCTACGCCTATAACTCGTCTCTCCTCGTCGTCTCGCGCGGCTTGGGAAGCGTGGGGCTGCCCTGGCGCTATGGCGCGGATCCCGAAGCGGTCATGATCCAGATAACAGGCCGGTGA
- a CDS encoding extracellular solute-binding protein has product MTRLCQTMKTSLLISLLAIFFPFLFLHAAEDKPSWQVEWEKTVRAAKKEGQLVNYGGEEITHSDILKAFNQEYPEIRVTTASGHGSELGARIVAERRAGKFLVDLYSGGPSTPYRVLYLSKALDPITPLLLLPEVTDVSKWFSGKHIYADPENNYLLLFEGSVSGGATIYVNKNFVNPAEIKSYYDLLQPKWKGRILFMDPKSSSLGLNAATSLFNDPDLGPEFLKRLFGEMDVTISGNRRQGTDWLASGKFHVCFACRDTERAIQQGLPIGEVDAASLKEGGSEIGGGSSSVLAFLNKAPHPNAAKVYVNWLLSRRGQILWQRVMNKVVVEGSDSMRIDIPKDDVLADAKRVPGRNYRVIGFRDPKSVLAFLEATLK; this is encoded by the coding sequence ATGACGCGCCTTTGTCAGACCATGAAAACCAGTCTGCTGATTTCCCTGTTGGCGATTTTTTTTCCGTTCTTATTTCTCCACGCCGCCGAAGATAAGCCTTCCTGGCAGGTCGAGTGGGAAAAAACCGTTCGCGCCGCCAAGAAGGAAGGCCAACTGGTCAATTACGGCGGCGAGGAGATTACCCACTCCGATATCCTCAAAGCGTTCAACCAGGAGTATCCGGAAATCAGGGTCACGACTGCGAGCGGCCACGGCAGCGAGCTCGGCGCGCGCATCGTGGCGGAGCGCCGGGCGGGTAAATTCCTCGTCGATCTCTATTCCGGAGGCCCGAGCACGCCCTATCGCGTCCTTTATCTCAGCAAAGCCTTGGATCCGATCACGCCGCTGCTGCTCTTGCCGGAGGTCACCGACGTTTCGAAATGGTTTAGCGGGAAACACATCTACGCCGATCCCGAGAACAACTACCTCCTCTTGTTCGAAGGGAGCGTATCCGGCGGCGCCACGATCTACGTGAATAAAAATTTCGTCAACCCCGCGGAGATCAAATCCTACTACGATCTTCTGCAACCCAAGTGGAAGGGGAGAATTCTCTTCATGGACCCCAAGTCCAGCAGTCTCGGATTGAACGCCGCCACGTCCCTCTTCAACGATCCGGATCTCGGCCCGGAATTCTTGAAGCGGCTCTTCGGCGAGATGGACGTGACGATTTCCGGCAACCGGCGGCAAGGGACCGACTGGCTCGCCTCGGGGAAATTTCACGTCTGCTTTGCCTGCCGGGATACCGAGCGCGCGATCCAACAAGGGCTGCCGATCGGGGAGGTCGATGCTGCTTCCTTGAAAGAAGGCGGCAGCGAGATCGGCGGCGGCAGCAGCAGCGTTCTGGCTTTCTTGAACAAGGCGCCGCATCCCAACGCCGCCAAGGTTTACGTCAACTGGCTGCTCTCGCGCCGGGGACAAATCCTCTGGCAGAGAGTGATGAATAAGGTCGTCGTGGAAGGCTCCGATTCGATGAGAATCGATATTCCCAAGGACGACGTGCTGGCCGACGCGAAGCGGGTTCCTGGGCGCAACTACCGCGTGATCGGCTTTAGGGACCCGAAGTCGGTGCTCGCGTTTCTCGAAGCCACGTTGAAATAG
- a CDS encoding DUF6600 domain-containing protein yields the protein MISLGAKKLSLRSLAASLAFLMLFVNAPLPAPAQEFDDDDIEQTVARISYISGAVSYGRGDDPDDWDTAITNVPFTLGDRIYSSPDGRAELQLPGGNFVRIGRGSYLTALTLTHDTKQFYLGNGAATVIIRRLDPDEIFEIDTPNVAVTFDTPGRYRVEVDDDGNTRVIVRRGTAVVAADGREVTVEQAEMRITGIDAPRYEIVGLRAADAFDRWVDEREGRYERVYRDADRYANERIVGLEDLADHGRWEEIPEYGYAWTPTRVAVGWQPFTVGHWFWQDPWGWTWISEEPWGWAPCHYGRWTYYRSRWYWVPVERRVRVVRYVPAVVEIVYVGGHVGWFPLHPRDRFVPWWSGRARVEEVTYVNRTRVVVIDQETFVSARRVTTRIVRDTTIIREVTTVRVRERSMPIPRRESIRVAFEEGQRRQIQGPSEKILSRPVVVRTAPVPPPPRFEEKLRAIRERKGQPLAPQEIVSLGAKEFKANQRARIRPAAEGRGGFAPAKESPSTPPPRSVTPSKGRKLATRDEPVLTDLPRKRERQPEKQEKQVQEQERKDQKRDELQIKKQQKEIQEQKQKDQQRDDRQQKDQERQKKQQEQDRQKQEKLLQEQQRDQEREKQEQGRKQKLEEQQRQKQEKQLQQQQQRDQQQRDAEQRREQERQRQQDERERQKQLQEQQKKDQQLRQQQQREEQQQREQERLKQQDQERQQRLQEQERQKQLKEQQRQQQQSQKEQQRQELKRQQQQQQQPQEEQARQKQLQEQRRLQKQREEQKRRQEQGGEAPAPTGPTTPPPPPPR from the coding sequence ATGATTTCTTTGGGAGCGAAAAAATTAAGCCTTCGGAGTCTGGCGGCATCGCTGGCTTTCTTAATGCTGTTTGTGAATGCGCCGTTGCCGGCGCCGGCACAGGAATTCGACGACGACGACATCGAGCAGACCGTCGCCAGGATTTCGTATATTTCGGGGGCGGTGTCCTATGGCCGCGGCGACGATCCCGACGACTGGGACACTGCGATCACCAACGTGCCCTTCACGCTGGGAGACAGGATCTACTCCTCGCCGGACGGACGCGCCGAGTTGCAACTCCCGGGCGGCAACTTCGTCCGCATCGGGCGAGGAAGTTATCTGACCGCGCTCACTCTCACCCACGACACCAAACAATTCTATCTCGGCAACGGCGCGGCGACGGTCATTATTCGGCGCCTCGATCCGGACGAGATTTTCGAGATCGACACGCCCAACGTGGCGGTGACGTTCGACACGCCGGGACGCTACCGCGTCGAAGTCGATGACGACGGCAACACGCGGGTCATCGTGCGGCGCGGAACCGCGGTCGTCGCGGCGGACGGCCGGGAGGTGACGGTGGAGCAGGCGGAGATGCGCATCACCGGCATAGACGCACCCCGCTATGAGATCGTCGGCCTGCGCGCGGCGGACGCGTTCGACCGCTGGGTGGACGAGCGCGAGGGACGCTACGAGCGCGTCTACCGGGACGCGGACCGGTACGCCAACGAGCGCATCGTCGGCCTCGAAGATCTGGCGGATCACGGACGATGGGAAGAGATTCCGGAGTACGGCTACGCCTGGACGCCCACACGAGTCGCCGTCGGCTGGCAGCCTTTCACCGTCGGCCACTGGTTTTGGCAGGACCCATGGGGCTGGACCTGGATCAGCGAAGAGCCATGGGGCTGGGCACCGTGTCATTACGGCCGCTGGACCTATTACCGTTCCCGTTGGTACTGGGTGCCGGTCGAACGCAGAGTCCGAGTCGTGAGGTACGTCCCGGCCGTCGTCGAAATCGTTTACGTCGGAGGCCACGTCGGCTGGTTCCCGCTCCATCCGCGCGATCGTTTCGTGCCCTGGTGGAGCGGGCGCGCGAGAGTCGAGGAAGTTACGTACGTGAACCGCACGCGCGTCGTCGTGATCGATCAGGAGACGTTTGTCTCCGCACGGAGAGTCACGACCCGAATCGTGCGCGATACCACGATCATCAGGGAAGTGACCACGGTCCGCGTGCGCGAGCGGAGCATGCCGATTCCGCGGCGCGAATCGATACGCGTGGCTTTTGAAGAAGGGCAGAGACGCCAAATCCAGGGGCCATCGGAAAAGATTCTCTCGCGACCGGTCGTCGTGCGCACCGCGCCGGTGCCCCCGCCGCCACGATTCGAAGAAAAGTTGCGCGCGATCCGCGAGCGCAAGGGACAACCCCTGGCGCCGCAAGAGATCGTAAGCCTCGGCGCCAAGGAATTCAAAGCCAACCAGCGTGCCCGAATTCGGCCCGCAGCCGAGGGGCGCGGCGGGTTCGCTCCGGCGAAAGAGAGCCCATCGACGCCTCCACCACGGTCCGTAACTCCATCGAAGGGCAGAAAGCTCGCCACGCGGGATGAACCGGTGCTCACCGACCTGCCGCGCAAACGGGAGCGGCAACCGGAGAAACAGGAAAAGCAAGTCCAGGAGCAGGAGCGGAAGGATCAAAAACGCGACGAGCTGCAGATTAAAAAGCAACAAAAAGAGATCCAGGAGCAAAAGCAGAAAGACCAGCAGCGCGATGACCGCCAGCAGAAGGACCAAGAACGTCAGAAGAAGCAGCAGGAGCAGGATCGACAGAAACAAGAGAAGCTGCTTCAGGAACAGCAGCGCGACCAAGAGCGCGAAAAGCAGGAGCAGGGACGCAAGCAGAAACTCGAGGAGCAGCAGAGGCAGAAACAAGAAAAGCAGCTCCAACAGCAGCAACAGAGAGATCAACAACAGCGCGACGCCGAGCAGCGCCGTGAACAGGAGCGGCAACGGCAGCAAGACGAGCGCGAGCGCCAGAAGCAATTACAAGAGCAACAGAAAAAAGACCAACAGCTCCGGCAACAGCAGCAGCGTGAAGAGCAGCAGCAGCGCGAGCAGGAACGCCTGAAACAGCAGGACCAAGAGCGCCAGCAGCGCCTGCAAGAACAAGAGCGCCAGAAACAACTCAAGGAACAGCAGCGCCAACAGCAGCAGAGCCAGAAAGAACAGCAGCGCCAGGAGCTGAAACGCCAGCAGCAGCAACAGCAACAACCGCAGGAGGAACAGGCGCGCCAGAAACAACTGCAGGAGCAGCGCCGGCTGCAGAAGCAGCGCGAAGAACAAAAACGTCGCCAGGAGCAAGGCGGGGAAGCGCCGGCGCCTACCGGTCCAACAACCCCACCTCCACCCCCGCCGAGATAA